The genome window TTAGATACATAAATATAGATCAAGTATAAGATTGCATAGTCTTTAGATTTTGCACTAAGTTAATTTTTTATACATGGTTTAGTTTGCAAAcactattttaaaatatttttagaggaatATATAGGTTGAGTTTATAGGGTTGTTGATCCTGAGGTAGACACTTCTATCCCGTCAATTCATATACTTCTTTTGCTGGTGGACACATAGTTCGAGATACTTCAGCATATAGTCGACACTTTTAAAAACATGGGCACACTACCTGTCACGCCCTGACATAGGGTCCAATAGTGATAGTTGCCACATGTTTATACGAAAAACATGTAAGGTTTAAACGGGAATTCAAATTTTATTATCGATAACTCTTCTGAAAGTATTTTATTTATTACAtctaatattttgaaagctaaaaaaataaaaaaaatgaaaaacataTCAACTACTAGATGGATTTATTTCCCTCCCGTTGGCTACGCCTATGGCTCGTCATCATACCCCAATATTGGTTcgatgacatgaccatcactgCTACCGACTgcaaaaaaatttagtttaaagcaagggtgagtatgATAATTCACACTTAACAAATAGAcacacaaaaataatagatTATTTTACAAGGGTTATTTTCCAGTAAAACTCTAGTGTTACATATGATCGCAAGCTTCCTAACCTAAGAGTCACATAGGTGAAATTTCACACTTTTAACCTCTTAAGAGAGGTACTCCGACATCAGCAGTCTCTGTTAGAGTCTAAGTCCCAGCAGAGCTAAGTCCTTAATCCCACGAGTAACAACAACCTTGACTTACTAGTATCGTCGCTCCTACGGATCCATCACCAATTACTATGTTCTATACAGGAGTCGTTCTCTATAGAGAACTCAGACAGTCCCACACCTGAACTGTGATCAGTACAATATATTTGCTATTGTAACACCAGCAGTTTacatgataaaataaaataaaacaacatATAATCTGTACTATAAATAGACTCATGCCGTTATCAAAATTAAGAACAAGAAGTGAGTACGAGATACTAGGTGATCTGCTTACCTGCTTTTATCTCATGCTATTCAGGTCATGTGGTTGTACAATTGAATACTAGGTAGGATATCACAGAGAATCATTCATTATACAACCGAGGCAAGTGTCTCCTAAAAAGAACACCATAAAGGCAAACCTTGCTCTAAGTTTATTCTCACCTTTATGGAGTACCTTACTCACCCCTGTCAAAAAACACACTAGAGTTTTCATAAATATATCTTACACATACATCAAGCACACAACACTtcatattatttgaaaatacATGATTAACATATTAATTATTCTGGTTCTTTCATTTGAGAAaatcaatcctaagcatgctagtaaacaAACATTCATcaaaacaatcattatagttgatgttggagACCTCCTAGGGTTTTAACGAAATAAAGGTGATAATATCAAGTCATgacataaacaagctaggtcataactatattaacatatttttaaaattacagTTATTAACTTAAGTGTGCATATCGCTATAATTTGAAACGATGGCCCTACAGGTTGTGTTTGAAAATAagatcaatatgatcaacggtataggacttgccttcgatGAAGTTCTCGtccgctccttcttcaaacttcGGATCCTTCGGGTCTTCTTCGAACGTGCCTTCCTTTAACAAACGCAACAAACGGCAAAAACGCACACGCATGAAATCaattaaataattatattaaaaactaattaaattataaaaaatatgaaattaatatGATttggtagatctcgaatttagataaatattaGTGGGAGAATCGTTGAAAACGAAGCTAGGACGAAAGAAAAACGAGCTTTAGAAGTTTTGTCGGAgagagaaaattagaaaaaataacaaGGAATATCCTCAGAATATCCCTCGACTTGGCTCCGGTGAAACGACTCAGGATGTTTGACTCGGGTCAGGTCTGGGCTCAGCTCAGTTAGGGCAGTTGGGCTTGGCTAAATGGCAGGTCTACCTATCAGCGAGGTGGGGAGAGgataagggagagggagaggcgacTGGCTCAGGCAGATCGagcagagagtgagagagaggtagagggagagaggcgaTGAGGGCGGCAAATAGTGGCACGTCAGCGACGGAGAGCGGTAGCCGGCTTCGGCGAGAGACAAGACAGGGCAGTGGTGGTCGGATTCGGATCGGACTAGGGCGGATCTGGCCGACGAGGGTGAGGGCCAACGACGGCGAAGAGGCGGCGGCTGGCGACGAAGGAGGCTTTGGAGGAGTGGCAAAGGTATGTGATAGTGTTAGGGTCTGGAGGTGATCTCGGGTTGGCttcgaggaagaaaggaagagggagagaggggaagtTGTGGAGCTCACCGGCGGTGACAGTTACGCTcgaaggggagggaggaggaagtgATAATATTCATTATATAAGGGGACGATATTGACACGACGGTGACGTAGGGCGCGAGATAAAACGTGGAGATCAGGTGGCACGGGACACGAGGATGGCTGCAACGTGCACCGTGGCGTGGCACGGTGCAGTGTTTGTAGAGAGCGGCACTGGGTCATAGGAAGAGATGGAGATTtaagattttgatttttttttgatttttttttttggaaaacacCGGTCTGACACTTTCGCACCGTGCAGTGCCAGTGATTTGTCGGAGGCAGGCCCCAAGCAGCGGCGGCTGCACCTcctcgccgctcgccgccgccgtcggttCACTTTCAACGTGACCGACTTTGTCAGTGAAGGGTCGTTTTTTGTAAACTCCACTGGCCATCTTTTCTCGCCCTCGATCTGGGCCGCGGAGGAACGATCGGACGGTTCAAAGACACCCAAAATTCAACAGTCGCCGCTGCCACTGTGGACCACCGGCGTATTCCGAATGCTTCGCCGGCGCCAGCgactcctccctctcctcctccagtGCTCGCGCCACCGACTCCACAGCACCACCGCGGAGCCACGCCCACCGCCACGAAGAACAGGCCACGCCGAAATCCGTTCTGGCAACGACAACCTTGCCGCTCTGAAGCAGCAGCGCGGCGCCGCGGGCGCTCGCGTCGTGTTCGACGAGACGCCGCGCCGGGATGCCGTCCACTACGCTGCCATGGTCGGCCGCCACCTCAAGGCCCGCGACCTTCCGCGCGCGGAGGCGCTATTCCGCGCGGCGCCCGCGGCCGCTCGCGGGCTCCACCTCGACACCGTCATGCTCAACGGGTACGTCAAGGCCGGCCGCGTCGACCGCGCGCGCGAGCTGTTCGACGGGATGCCGATGAAGAGCATGGTCACGTGGACCTGCATGATCTCTGGGTATTGCCGCGCCGGCCGTGTGGATGAGGCGCGCCAGTTGTTTGATGTGATGCCGGCTCGGAACGTCGTTTCGTGGACGGCGATGGTGCAGGGGTGTGCAAGCAATGGGATGCTGAGGGAAGCAAGGGAGATGTTCGATCGAATGCCTGAGAGGAATGTGGTTGCTTGGACGGTCATGGTTAAGGCATATGTTGATAGTGATCAGATTCAGGAGGCATGGGAATTGTTCAATAGGATGCCTGAGAGGAACTCATATTCTTGGAATGCCATGATTTCTGGTTTTCTCAGCGCCGGGAAAGTGGATGAAGCAGTTCAGTTGCTTGAGAGGATGCCACACAGGAATGTGGTTTCTTGGACTATAATGGTCACTGGATTGGCAAAGAATGGTTTTGCTTGCAGGGCAAGAGAGTTCTTTGACAGGATGCCCGAGAAGGATACTGCGGCATGGAATGCGATGATCACCGCTTATGCCGATAATGGCCAGCTGAATGAGGCGCAGAGATTATTCGATTCAATGGTATCAAAAGACCTGGTGAGCTGGAATACAGTCATTGAGGCATATGCCAAGAAGGAGCATAAGGATGAAGCTTTGAGAATATTTCTACTTATGCGCCGCTCAGCAGTATCTCCTAACAGCAGCACGTTGACTAGTATCTTAGTTATATCTGAGAGCACAATGGAAGTTAAGCAAATTCATGGGTTGGTCATCACACTTGGACTCCTGTCAGAAACTTCCTTAGGAAATGCTCTGCTCACAATGTATTCGAGAAGCGGTGATCTGCTCTCTGCTTGGCTTGCTTTCAAGAGAATGGAAGAGAAGGATGCCATAACATGGACATCGATAATGCAAGCCTTTGCGAACCATGGCTGTGGTTACCATGCCTTACAGTGCTTTGCTCAGATGTTGAGGCATGGGTATAAGCCCAGTTCGACTACCTTTACTGCCGTGCTGTCAGCTTGTAGCCATGTTGGGTTGGTCGAGAAAGGTCAAAAAATGTTCAAATCAATACACCATGTTTATGGAGTAGAACCGACCATTGAGCATTACTCTTGCCTTGTGGACCTTCTAGGTCGAGCAGGGCATGTAAAGGAAGCCAAGGAACTAGTCGACGCCATGCAGAAGGGTATGCTTGATGAGGCTATTCTGGGGACGCTACTGGGAGCCTGCATGATGCACAACGAGGTAGAGGTAGCAAGAGAAGTCGGCGAGGATCTTGTCAGATTTGGCCCCTCTGGTTCAGGAGGCTACACGCTTCTGGCCAATGTGTTTGCATCACATGGAATGTGGGACGAAACAGCAAGTGTTTGGAAGATCATGAGGGGGAGCAGGGTGAAGAAGACGTCGGGTTTCAGTCAGATCGAGGTGAACACGACAAATCATGTGTTCTACTCAAGGGATCAAGAGCATCCACGATGTGCAGAAGTATATGAGATGCTGAATGACACACTTATTCCTCAGATGAAGGGTTCATCATGCCTGAGATTCTTGGAACCGATTCTTTAATCCGATCCAACCATTTACCAGGCATAGAGTCGGACTACAGCAGGCCTGGTGTGAGTCATGATCTGTACTTGCTGAAAAAGGCGCACCGCTTGCTTGTTGAAGATGGACGCTGCAGCAAGATGAAAAGGTGTGCCGGCAGTTCCATCAGGAAAGGATTGCACAAAAATTTGGAAGCTTGATGTCCCTCCCATGGTGAAAATATTTTGGTGGCAAGGAGTACATGGTTCCCTTGCACTGATTACCACTAACCAAACGCACCACtaattttgttgaaaataatttGTTGCTGTCAGTTTTTTGCTTTTTCGCTTCTGTATTTGTGAGTTAAACGCATGTTGCCATACTTGTATAGGGCATATGGGTAGGTGTAGGACTTAGACGTGGAACAAGACATATGTTATACTATGTACGACTTTTGTACCCCACAATGGCTGCGAAGTGCGACGCAGCGCGAGTTATGGAGCATGGTGCGTCTTTTGGAGTCCATGTGCAGGAGTTCGAGTCTATAaataagagagaaagaaaacccGAAAAGTCACGGTGGTTGAGCAGCACAAATATCTCTCTTGCATATGTGTGCTTTCGTTGCTCCTGCGACCAGTGCTACAAGGTGCTTGCGTGTGGTTGCTAGTATTCGCTGAGTGGTCATGACTGGTTGAGGACTACTCGTGGAGTGGTCACTGAGTGATTGGGAGTGGTTGCGAGTGGTCGTGGAGTGCACATTCATCTTCTTTCGTGTGCTTGTGACTGCAAGGAAAGGATCTGTAGGCCAACAGGTGGTACCAGAGCTTAGAGTGAATCGCTCTTACGCCATGTCGGAATCATGAGCTCTGGGAGGCTCGAGGCTTTTACGAACTCCGCCGCGACATCCCCGTTGCGGGTCTCCCTCTCCCCTTTCACGTCAAGGACGAAATCGTGATGACGGTGGCCTTGCACTCATGGTACAGCGGACGATACGAGAGGTTAGAGGCTTGGTGACGTATCCAACACTCACTCGGATGAACTACGATGATTGGTCGCTAATGATGAAAGTGATGCTCCAAGCTCGAGGGCTCTGGGATGCCATCAACATCGGTGCCGCCGAGGAACAAGAAGACCGGATGGCACTAGAGGCCATCCTCCGGGCAGTTCCGCTGGAGATGATCTGTGTGCTGGCAATCGAAGCGCAACGAGCGAGCTTAGGGTGACGATGATGAGCTGAAGGACTGCTAGCAGCCGAAGCACAATGAGCGAGCTCACCTCGCATAGGGTGACCACGACGAGCCAACCCTGCTAATGGCGCAGGTGTGCACCCTCACTAACTCAGACGAGCTAACACGCTCAGGGTGCGTCGAGCTCAACGAGACGCGCGTGAAGGTGAACCTTAGCTGCGAAGGCAAGGGCCAGAGCGAAAGGGGTATCTGGACACAGGTGTCAGCAACCACATGACTAGCAATGATGACACATTCGTTGATCTCGACATCGACATTGTCAGCTCGGTCAAGTTTGAGGACAGCTCCAACATCGACATCTAAGGCCGCAACACGGTGATGTTCAAGTGCCAGAACGGTGAACATCGCGCTGTCACGAACGTGTACTTCATCCCTAAGTTGAAAAGCAACATCATCGGCATTGATCAGCTCGATGAGTGAGGCTGCCAAGTGTTGATCAACGGGAGAGTGCTACGGATCCACGATCGGGAGCGTTGTCTTGTTGCTAAGGTAATGTGCTCCAAGAATCGATTGTATACAATAAAATTGAACATCACATGGCCAGTGTGCCTAGCCGTGCGGCACAATGACGCGGTGTGGCTCTGGCATGCCTGTTTTGGTCATTTGCACTTCGACGCGCTGAAGAAGCTAGCACACCCCCAAGATGGTGCGCGGTCTGCCGACGATCGACCATGTCAACGAGGTCTACGACAGCTATCTTGCTGGCAAGCAGTGCGTGCTGCTTTCCCACTAAATGCAAACTACCGTGTTGAGGGTCTTTTGGACCTCGTGCACCGTGATATGTGTGGGCCAATCACTCTAGTGACACACGACGGGTGATGCTACTTCCTATTGTTGGTGGACGACCACAACCATTTCATGTGACAGTGTCTGCTGACCACCAAGGACAAGGCGGCCGCAACGATTAAGGAGTTTTAGGCGCGTGTCGAGATGGAGACCGGGCGTTGACTACATGTGCTGAGGACTGATCGAGGTGCTGAGTTCAcctcgattgagtttgtactgcACTGcaccgagcagggagtcgagcgtCACCTCACAACACCATACTCCCCATAACAGAATGGTGTTGTAGAACGGTGAAACCAGACCATTGTCGGGATGTCATGATGTCTACTCAAGGCAAAGAAGATGCCAAAAACATTTTGGGGAGATGCGATGACCACCACTGTTTTCCTCCTCAACCGGTTGCCGACAAAGAGTCTGAGTGGAGTAACACCGTTTGAGACTTGGCACGGGAGGAAGCCCGATGTCTCGCTCTTGCGCACGTTTGGCTGCATGTGGCATGCTAAGGTGACCAAGCCGAACCTGTAGAACCTTGATGATCGTAGCGTTCCAATGGTGTTCCTCAAGTACGAGCAGGGGTCCAAGGCGTACAAGTTGTTCGACTCGTGAGCATGCCATGTTCACGTCTCTCATGACATGGTCTTCAATGAGAGCAGGTGTTGGGACTGGTTGACGACAGATAAGCCAACGACCACAGGTCTCAACATCAACTTCACCATCGAGTACGTAGAGTACTGGAGGTCAGAGGCAATGCCAGTTGCTCCAACTCACGCACTGATGTCAAGCCCACCTGTTGCGATGCTAGGGTGACCAGCATCGACTTGCTTCGCCTCGCCACTGGCTAATACATCCCAATATCTCAATGCTGAGCATGATGACAAGCCGCTCTGATTCCGCACCGTCAAGGACATCTTGCGCAACACCATGCCATGTGGGTAGGCGGCCTGAGAACTTAACAAGCACGAGCTACACTTGGTGAGTGCAGAGGGGCCAGCCACCTTCATTGAGGTTGACCGTGAATCGTGCTGGCGCCGCATGATGCTGGATGGAGATGCGGTCGATTGAGGACAACATGACATGTGAGTTTGTCGACCCATCGATTGGATGTCATCCGATCGGGTtgaagtgggtgttcaaggtCAAGCGCGACAAGAACGGTGAGCTGGTAAAGCACAAGGCACGACTCATGGCGAAAGGCTACGTTCAGCATGAGGGTGTCAATTTTGAAGAAGTGTATGTACCCATCACGCGATGGAATTGGTGCGCGCAGTGCTGGCACTGGCGACGCACAAGGACTGGTCTGTCCACCACATGGACGTGAAGTTTGTGTTCCTGAATAGGGAGCTCGCCGAGGAGGTCTACATGCAGCAGCCACCAGGTTCCGTCGTCGAGCATCAAGAGCACAAGGTGCTCCGGTTGCACAAGGCTTTGTACGAGCTCGTGCTTGGTTCACCAAGCTAGATGTGTGCCTCGCCACACTAGGTTTCATCAAGTGTGCCAGCGAGCACGCTCTGTACATGCGCCGCGCAAGATCAGGGCTACCGATCGCCGgtgtgtatgttgatgatacgATCATCACTAGGCCAAGCCATGGCGACATCGACAAGCTAAAGCGTGAAATGACGTCGATGTTCCACATGAGTGACCTTGGCCTGCTCACCTACTACCTCGGTATTGAGGTGAGTCAGGGGGAGGGTGGCATCACGCTCTGCCAGAGCGCTTATGCTAGCAAGCTCTTGGAGAGAAGTGGCATAGAGGGGTGCAACCCGTGTCTTGCACCGATGGAGGAGCAGTTAAAGCTTTCCAAGGCAAGCACGACACCGCCAGTTGACGCGACGCACTACTGGAGCATTTTCGGTGGTCTAAGATATCTAGTGCACACACGATCGGACATCGCGTTCTTCGTGGGGTACATCAGCCGGTACATGGTGGATCCACAGAAATATCACTACGCAGCGGTCAAGCATATCCTCTGCTACGTGGTTGGTACTTGTGGCTACGACGTCGTTTATAAGAAGGAAGGAGGAGCCGCACTGGTGCTGACGGACAACGACAGTGATATGGCCGGTGACCTTAATGGTTGTAAAAGCATGACCGGTGTTCTCTTTCTCCTCGGCCACAATCCCATCTCCTAGCAATCGTAGAAGCATATTGTGGTCGGACTCTCCACATGTGAAGTAGAGTACATTGTTGCGGCTACGGTGGCTTGCCAGGGAGTTTGGTTCGCTCGGCTGCTGCGCAATCTCTCCGATGAAGAGCTTTGAGCACCGGCATTGATGGTGTTCAATAAGTCTGCCATCTCACTCAGAACCCAGTCCTGCATGACAGGAGTAAGCATATTGACACTCGTTATCACTTCATTCATGATTGTGTCGATGGAGGACAGATCAAACTCAAGATTGTCGAAACAGAATGGCAACTTGCGGACATCCTCGCCAAATCACTTGGCCGCGTTCGGTTCCAGGAGCTTTGTGCAAGGATTGGCATAGTCGAGATCAAGAAGGCACAATAAGATTAGGGGGAGTCTGTTGGAAATAACTTGTTACTGAtagcttcttttctttttcgctTCTATGTTTTTGAGTCAAATGTACGTTGACATGCTTGTATGGGGCATGCGGGCAGGTGTAGGACTTAGACATGGGTTGTACTATGCGCAACTTTCGTGCCCCACGATGGTTGCGACGTGCGACACAACGCGAGTTGCGGAGCATGGGGTGCCTTTTGGAGTCCATATGCAGGATTTTGAGTCTATaaataagagaagaaaaaaacctGAAAAGTCATGGTGGTTGAGCGGCACAAATATCTCTCTTGCATATGTGTGCTTCTGTTGTTACTGCAACTAGTGCTAGAATGTGATCGTGTGTTGTCGCTAGTATTCATTTAGTGGTCATGACTAGTCGAGGACTACTCATGGAGTGGTCAGCAGTGGTTGCGAGTGGTcgttcatcttcttctatgTGCTTGTGAGTGCAAGTAAAGGATCCTTAGGCCAACAAATTTTAGCTTCAGATTCAACAAGCACAAACAGCTTTGATCTCAATTGAATAGAACTTCTAATGCAAAAGCATCAACTTTGCACCTCTAAATCCTGCTTGGACTCAAAATTCATGACTTAGAACTCAATTAAATTACAACTAACAACACCAACTCCAGCGCATGGACAATAGTGTTCGTGGTGAACGACATTAGGGAAGGACCGACCACACGGCTCATGGTGTAGAGCAAAGAGAGAACACGGGCAGGCGATTCGTGTTTGTTGTCGAGGGCGCATGCACTACGTCGCGCCCCTCTCCCGTGCCACCGGCACTAGCTCCTTCCGCACTGCGAGGGAAATTGTGTCGGGGGTGGTCGGTATATGAAATAATGACCACCCTCATGAACATTTCTCCTTTTTAGTTCTCCAACCTCTGAATCCAGTTGAGTTTGAAATTTTGCACAACACTTAAACAATTCAATCCGTAGCTGCAAACttttttacataattttttgTGGCGATTTTGGGTCCTACCATCGACGGGGAGATGGTTTGGGGTGGTCGGTATTTGAGATAGCGACCACCCCGTGAACATTTGTCCTTTCGACTTCTCCCTCCGAAGAATTCATTTGAGCATAAAAGTTTGTATGATGCTGCTCTATTGTATTTGCTACCTGTCTGttattttcctagatttttttttagtgaAACCAGAATACCAGATCATGGGGAACGATTTTGGGTGGTCGTTATTTGAAACAACAACCACCCCCAAGAACATCTCTCTTTCATTCGGGACGTAGGATGCTTTCATTCGGGACTTTGTAGGATGCTGCGCCAATACGATCCTCTTAGCTACCAGTTTTTACCTTAGAATTTCAGTTTCCTTCCCTTGTTACTTTTCTTTAACAGATGAACACACATTGCTGTCAGAGATGAAGGGGTGCAAAAACATCAACATGTTCTCGTCAAGCTGACATCTCGATTGTTCGACggtttacatccatttgattgTTCGACGGTTCAACATGTTCAGCATAGCTGAGCTTTTTG of Phragmites australis chromosome 3, lpPhrAust1.1, whole genome shotgun sequence contains these proteins:
- the LOC133911304 gene encoding pentatricopeptide repeat-containing protein At2g35030, mitochondrial-like, coding for MLRRRQRLLPLLLQCSRHRLHSTTAEPRPPPRRTGHAEIRSGNDNLAALKQQRGAAGARVVFDETPRRDAVHYAAMVGRHLKARDLPRAEALFRAAPAAARGLHLDTVMLNGYVKAGRVDRARELFDGMPMKSMVTWTCMISGYCRAGRVDEARQLFDVMPARNVVSWTAMVQGCASNGMLREAREMFDRMPERNVVAWTVMVKAYVDSDQIQEAWELFNRMPERNSYSWNAMISGFLSAGKVDEAVQLLERMPHRNVVSWTIMVTGLAKNGFACRAREFFDRMPEKDTAAWNAMITAYADNGQLNEAQRLFDSMVSKDLVSWNTVIEAYAKKEHKDEALRIFLLMRRSAVSPNSSTLTSILVISESTMEVKQIHGLVITLGLLSETSLGNALLTMYSRSGDLLSAWLAFKRMEEKDAITWTSIMQAFANHGCGYHALQCFAQMLRHGYKPSSTTFTAVLSACSHVGLVEKGQKMFKSIHHVYGVEPTIEHYSCLVDLLGRAGHVKEAKELVDAMQKGMLDEAILGTLLGACMMHNEVEVAREVGEDLVRFGPSGSGGYTLLANVFASHGMWDETASVWKIMRGSRVKKTSGFSQIEVNTTNHVFYSRDQEHPRCAEVYEMLNDTLIPQMKGSSCLRFLEPIL
- the LOC133910843 gene encoding uncharacterized mitochondrial protein AtMg00810-like; this translates as MRRARSGLPIAGVYVDDTIITRPSHGDIDKLKREMTSMFHMSDLGLLTYYLGIEVSQGEGGITLCQSAYASKLLERSGIEGCNPCLAPMEEQLKLSKASTTPPVDATHYWSIFGGLRYLVHTRSDIAFFVGYISRYMVDPQKYHYAAVKHILCYVVGTCGYDVVYKKEGGAALVLTDNDSDMAGDLNGCKSMTGVLFLLGHNPIS